The Stenotrophomonas rhizophila genome has a window encoding:
- a CDS encoding lysozyme inhibitor LprI family protein: MRSLLAILVVACLATTAHAQVPARSAAQRAALPHTSDGMACDSPNQSQAGLNQCASNSAQAADAELNRVYAKVLAANAQDKAFIEKFKAAQRAWIVFRDAQIAARYPNPADYGSVLPMCQSGEYEQLTRDRIKQLNAWIVGTEEGDVCAGSYPMAKP; encoded by the coding sequence ATGAGAAGCTTGCTGGCCATTCTCGTGGTTGCATGCCTTGCCACCACGGCCCATGCGCAGGTACCTGCCAGGAGTGCCGCCCAACGGGCGGCGCTGCCACACACCTCTGATGGCATGGCCTGCGACAGCCCGAATCAGTCCCAGGCGGGTCTGAATCAATGTGCGAGCAACAGCGCACAAGCTGCGGACGCCGAGCTCAACCGCGTCTATGCGAAGGTATTGGCTGCCAACGCCCAGGACAAGGCATTCATCGAGAAGTTCAAGGCGGCGCAGCGCGCCTGGATCGTGTTCCGTGATGCACAGATCGCGGCGCGCTACCCGAACCCGGCGGACTACGGAAGTGTGCTGCCGATGTGTCAGAGCGGTGAGTACGAGCAACTGACGCGCGACCGCATCAAACAGCTCAACGCCTGGATTGTCGGTACGGAGGAGGGCGACGTCTGTGCGGGCTCGTATCCGATGGCGAAGCCGTAG